In Glandiceps talaboti chromosome 4, keGlaTala1.1, whole genome shotgun sequence, a single window of DNA contains:
- the LOC144433891 gene encoding enkurin-like, whose translation MEESIYNLIPQEEIRPPKGRRHQSQFRSTVKVETNTNKSSHKTMGPAKVQVDDPKGFLKKRSKEPQLPDKTQFKYPDDDAKRPPVPDKSDKPLMGIKSTKNFITTNAVENIMSVPKKPAANFADTKKGDTHPLGPSGLVPKYLKRKDFGEVPDYLTRRKEEVARAQEEYDAYVREHYKRGAMKKLSEEERQDILNGLKKNWEEIHHQYQGLSVVTDTAPKKARKERMEAEMKQLERDIELLEKHKVIYIA comes from the exons ATGGAAGAAAGTATTTATAATCTTATTCCTCAGGAGGAAATAAGGCCACCCAAAGGACGAAg ACATCAAAGTCAGTTCAGATCCACTGTCAAGGTggagacaaacacaaacaaatcatCTCACAAAACCATGGGTCCAGCCAAGGTACAGGTCGACGATCCTAAGGGGTTCTTGAAAAAACGCTCCAAGGAACCCCAGTTACCCGATAAAACGCAATTCAAGTACCCAGATGATGATGCAAAGAGACCCCCAGTACCAGACAAGAGTGATAAACCACTTATGGGCATCAAATCAACCAAAAATTTCATCACAACAAATGCAGTGGAAAACATCATGTCAGTGCCAAAGAAGCCAGCAGCTAACTTTGCAGACACCAAGAAAGGTGACACACATCCACTGGGGCCATCTGGTTTGGTACCCAAGTATCTCAAGAGGaag GACTTTGGTGAAGTACCTGATTACTTGACACGTCGTAAGGAAGAAGTTGCACGTGCCCAGGAGGAATACGATGCGTATGTTCGCGAGCATTACAAACGTGGCGCCATGAAGAAACTTAGTGAAGAAGAAAGACAAGATATTCTTAACGGACTTAAGAAAAATTGGGAAGAAATTCATCACCAATACCAAGGACTTTCTGTTGTCACTGACACAGCACCAAAGAAAGCCAGAAAAGAACGAATGGAGGCAGAAATGAAACAACTGGAGAGAGATATTGAACTCTTAGAAAAACATAAAGTGATATACATTGCTTAG
- the LOC144434100 gene encoding uncharacterized protein LOC144434100 yields the protein MVWNVRGLNSKLQNVNFISFCEEFDIFGLVETWTKENDSVNVFENFVSFKSPAVNLSKKGRASGGVEVFVNKNLVKGVKRITTSLKNTVILLLQKNVFHFLKDVLMVITYVPPEGSRVYVNSSDDGVENLENHLGEILSQLNDDVSIIIAGDLNARTGSMQEFIEYDDSKYGVGTNYESNDFKISRSSLDEGINNFGLSLISLCKHLSVYMLNGRKEGTGKGEFTCIANEGRSVVDYVIVSEEIFSNVNSFVVPTRDESDHFPICCSFTVKVDFIRKTHAVPITNFRWCNELLHEYQEKLSCNENVQLMHHLTSNDVNINEAVTGMTNILKNAAGNMLKENKGKNQGKSSGQVWFDAECKLAKTKRLRALRRFRSTGSEEDYCQYKEENNYYKNLLRCKKRKFEEKIHIQIRRNMNDETSFWKVVKLTKRGKRVQSLVTLDEWIVYFSELFRDTQSQNRETENFTAMIETFLQELTSNEIEHATTSGDNDDSDILNCTITNEEILKAIGKLKNNKSAGPDMLIPELFKYTTDIMLPFLNKLFNNIFDKGIFPNSWSVGTIVPIFKKNEPSKPENYRAISLLSIFSKVFTSILNERIKIWAKQFNIVPECQAGFREGYSTVDNFFTLYATLQKSLSVRGKKLYCLYVDFEKAFDSVDRTRLLYRLALEGINGKMYQILKAMYADVKSSVREGNVTSECFALQKGVRQGCMLSPILFSLYINELEKMMKNSGLRGIQFLPNDMLELFLLLYADDIAILSNTVIGLKRLIDVLYDFTLKWKMKVNLAKTKVVVHRNGGYLSRHEKWYFGGTELKIASAYEYLGLVLSCKGSLSVTTRNMAVKARKKLAIVGKSVKDLKFLAPNIYFRLFDVLILPVLSYGSEVWGFTAYEHLERVQLLYCRRYLGVANSAPNCTVLGECGRLPLFCYYVTRCVKYWLHIITMPESRLPFKAYQMLFKMDEQGKHSWVTQVKHLFYQYGFGESWLNQGVGNTVVFLSEFSTRVKDVKSQEWWSEVCANEKTSYYRNFKKELAPEMYISLISLFKYRRALARFRCSSHALEIETGRHRGTDKEFRICKLCCIEVEDEYHFLFKCPAWDNLRKRYLQPASYRSPSLYHFNQLMASKDDNTTRNLALFLFHAFKVKDKL from the coding sequence ATGGTATGGAATGTAAGGGGTTTGAACtctaaattacaaaatgtaaattttatatcCTTTTGTGAAGAGTTCGACATTTTTGGTTTAGTTGAAACATGGACAAAGGAAAACGACAGTGTTAATGTTTTCGAAAATTTCGTCTCTTTTAAAAGTCCAGCAGTGAATCTGAGTAAAAAGGGTCGTGCCAGTGGAGGTGTTgaagtatttgtaaacaaaaacttGGTAAAAGGAGTGAAACGTATAACCACTAGTTTGAAAAACACTGTCATTCTACTATTACAGAAAAATGTGTTCCACTTTTTGAAAGACGTGCTAATggttattacatatgtaccaccTGAGGGGTCACGGGTGTATGTCAATAGTAGTGACGACGGAGTAGAAAATTTAGAAAACCACCTGGGTGAAATTCTTAGTCAGTTAAATGACGACGTTAGCATAATAATAGCTGGTGACCTGAATGCCAGAACTGGGTCAATGCAGGAATTTATTGAATACGATGATTCAAAGTATGGGGTGGGGACAAATTACGAgtcaaatgattttaaaatttcCCGTAGTTCACTCGACGAGGGGATCAATAATTTTGGGTTATCTTTAATTTCGTTGTGTAAACATCTGTCGGTGTATATGTTAAATGGAAGAAAGGAAGGCACTGGCAAAGGAGAATTTACGTGCATAGCAAATGAAGGACGAAGTGTTGTAGATTATGTCATAGTGTCGGAAGAAATATTTTCTAACGTAAATTCTTTTGTTGTACCAACTAGGGATGAGTCAGACCATTTCCCCATATGTTGTTCTTTTACAGTGAAAGTTGACTTTATTAGGAAAACACATGCCGTACCAATCACAAATTTCCGTTGGTGCAATGAACTACTTCACGAATACCAAGAAAAGCTCAGTTGCAATGAAAACGTTCAATTAATGCACCATCTAACGTCGAACGATGTTAACATAAATGAAGCGGTAACAGGTATGACAAATATCTTGAAAAACGCAGCGGGAAATATGCTCAAAGAAAACAAGGGTAAAAATCAAGGAAAAAGTAGCGGACAGGTGTGGTTTGACGCTGAATGTAAACTAGCAAAGACAAAAAGATTGAGGGCTCTAAGAAGGTTTCGAAGTACCGGTAGCGAGGAAGATTATTGCCAGTATAAGGAGGAAAATAACTATTACAAAAACTTGCTACGTTGTAAAAAGCGCAAATTTGAAGAgaagatacatatacagataagAAGAAATATGAACGACGAAACAAGTTTCTGGAAAGTAGTAAAGTTAACGAAACGTGGAAAACGAGTGCAGAGTTTGGTTACACTTGACGAATGGATAGTATATTTCTCTGAACTATTTAGAGATACACAGTCACAAAACAGAGAGACCGAAAATTTCACTGCGATGATTGAAACTTTTCTCCAAGAATTAACTTCGAACGAAATAGAGCATGCTACAACAAGTGGAGATAACGATGATTCTGATATCCTGAactgtacaattacaaatgaagaAATTTTAAAAGCAATCGGTAAGCTGAAAAACAATAAGTCGGCAGGTCCAGATATGCTCATTCCTGAATTATTTAAATACACCACTGATATCATGTTACCATTCCTTAATAAGTTattcaataatatttttgacaaaGGTATCTTCCCGAACAGTTGGTCCGTCGGGACAATTGTGCCAATATTTAAGAAAAACGAGCCCAGTAAACCAGAGAATTATAGAGCAATATCTCTCCTCAGTATATTTAGTAAAGTCTTTACAAGTATCCTAAATGAACGCATCAAAATATGGGCCAAACAATTTAATATAGTGCCAGAATGCCAAGCGGGTTTTCGTGAAGGTTATTCAACTGTTGATAACTTTTTTACTCTGTATGCAACACTTCAAAAATCATTGTCGGTAAGAGGAAAGAAATTGTATTGTCTATATGTAGATTTCGAGAAAGCCTTCGATTCGGTGGACAGAACACGGCTCTTGTACAGATTGGCTTTAGAAGGAATTAATGGCAAAATGTACCAAATATTGAAAGCAATGTACGCTGACGTGAAATCGAGTGTTAGGGAGGGAAATGTAACGTCAGAGTGTTTCGCCTTACAAAAAGGGGTTCGTCAGGGCTGCATGCTAAGCCCGATTTTGTTTAGTCTATACATTAATGAGcttgagaaaatgatgaaaaattcaGGGTTGCGTGGAATTCAATTTTTACCGAATGACATGTTGGAACTTTTTCTTCTGTTATATGCTGACGATATTGCCATATTGTCAAATACTGTGATTGGTTTAAAGAGATTAATTGATGTACTGTATGATTTTACCTTGAAATGGAAAATGAAAGTCAATCTGGCGAAAACGAAAGTTGTAGTGCATAGAAATGGAGGTTATCTCAGTAGGCACGAGAAGTGGTATTTTGGTGGGACAGAGCTGAAGATAGCAAGTGCTTATGAGTACCTAGGTCTCGTATTGTCATGTAAAGGCTCTCTTTCCGTCACCACAAGAAATATGGCTGTTAAAGCTAGGAAGAAATTAGCTATCGTAGGAAAGTCTGTTAAAGACTTGAAGTTTCTGGCACCGAACATATATTTTAGGCTTTTTGACGTCTTGATTTTACCAGTCCTTAGCTACGGCTCTGAAGTATGGGGTTTTACGGCATATGAACACCTTGAAAGAGTACAGTTACTTTATTGCAGACGTTATTTAGGAGTGGCAAATAGCGCCCccaattgtacagttttggGTGAATGTGGGAGATTGCCATTGTTCTGTTACTATGTTACAAGATGCGTTAAGTACTGGCTACATATCATAACAATGCCAGAGTCACGTTTACCATTTAAAGCTTATCAAATGTTATTTAAAATGGATGAACAAGGAAAACATTCCTGGGTCACACAGGTAAAACATCTGTTTTATCAGTACGGTTTTGGAGAATCCTGGTTAAACCAGGGTGTGGGGAATACAGTGGTCTTTCTATCAGAGTTTAGTACTAGGGTAAAAGACGTTAAAAGCCAAGAATGGTGGTCAGAGGTATGTGCTAACGAGAAAACTAGTTACTACAGAAATTTTAAAAAGGAACTTGCACctgaaatgtatatttcattgattAGTCTTTTTAAGTACCGTAGAGCCCTAGCAAGATTTAGATGCTCTAGCCACGCGTTAGAGATCGAAACGGGGAGACACAGAGGAACTGACAAAGAATTCaggatatgtaaattatgttgtatCGAAGtagaagatgaatatcatttccTCTTTAAGTGTCCAGCGTGGGATAATCTAAGAAAAAGATATTTACAACCTGCATCATACAGATCACCTTCACTTTACCATTTTAATCAGTTGATGGCATCTAAGGATGACAATACCACTAGAAATCTagctttatttttgtttcatgcaTTTAAAGTAAAAGACAAACTGTAA